One stretch of Alphaproteobacteria bacterium DNA includes these proteins:
- a CDS encoding MucR family transcriptional regulator → MVDENQVEISNVELLHMAADIAAAYVSNNTVGAEQLPEVIRTVHQTLSSVGLGEAGAETRAEPAVAVRRSITPDYIVCLEDGKKLKMLKRHLRSAYDLSPNEYRAKWGLPADYPMVAPNYAKQRSEFAKKIGLGQKSRPGGLRDHSQGSS, encoded by the coding sequence ATGGTTGATGAGAATCAAGTCGAGATCTCGAACGTGGAGTTGCTGCACATGGCGGCCGACATTGCCGCCGCCTATGTCAGCAACAACACGGTGGGGGCGGAACAACTTCCCGAGGTTATCCGCACCGTCCACCAGACGCTGAGCAGCGTCGGCCTTGGCGAGGCCGGAGCCGAAACCCGGGCCGAACCGGCGGTGGCGGTGCGGCGCTCGATCACGCCCGACTACATCGTCTGCCTGGAAGACGGCAAGAAGCTCAAGATGCTGAAGCGCCACCTGCGCTCGGCCTACGACTTGAGTCCCAACGAGTACCGGGCAAAATGGGGGCTGCCCGCGGACTACCCCATGGTGGCCCCGAATTACGCCAAGCAACGCTCCGAATTCGCCAAGAAAATCGGTTTGGGGCAAAAAAGCCGGCCCGGCGGTCTGCGCGACCACAGCCAGGGCAGTTCGTAA